A portion of the Pseudomonas protegens CHA0 genome contains these proteins:
- a CDS encoding Zn-dependent hydrolase, with translation MLKINGQRLWASLMAMAEIGATARGGSCRLALSDEDRAGRELFAHWCTEAGMSLSVDPIGNLFARRPGSDPDAAPVMMGSHLDTQPEGGRFDGVYGVLAGLEVVRTLNDLGIQTRKPLEVAVWTNEEGARFTPAMFGSAVFTGVMALDAALAVRDADGISVAQALQRTGYAGSRPLGAAVDAYFEAHIEQGPILEDNAKSIGVVSGGQAIRWLDVQVEGLAAHAGTTPMPLRKDALYGAAQMILAVEQLAADFAPQGLTTVGELSIAKSSRNTIPGLLSFTVDLRHHQDRQIAAMEQQVEERLQAIAGQRGLKVSISRHWVSPATPFDAECVAAVQQAVDGLGYPQQSIVSGAGHDAILLARYCPTAMVFIPCVGGLSHNEAEDVLPEDVRQGADVLLNAVLARAGQVE, from the coding sequence ATGTTGAAAATCAATGGCCAGCGCCTCTGGGCGAGCCTGATGGCCATGGCCGAAATCGGTGCCACGGCCCGTGGCGGCAGCTGCCGCCTGGCCTTGAGCGATGAAGACCGGGCCGGTCGCGAACTGTTTGCCCACTGGTGCACCGAGGCCGGCATGAGCCTGAGCGTCGACCCCATTGGCAACCTGTTTGCCCGGCGCCCAGGTAGCGACCCGGACGCTGCCCCGGTGATGATGGGCAGCCACCTGGACACCCAGCCCGAAGGCGGGCGCTTTGATGGGGTCTACGGTGTGCTGGCCGGATTGGAAGTGGTACGCACGCTCAATGACCTCGGGATCCAGACCCGCAAGCCCCTGGAAGTGGCGGTCTGGACCAATGAGGAGGGCGCGCGTTTCACCCCGGCGATGTTCGGCTCGGCGGTGTTCACCGGGGTCATGGCCCTGGACGCCGCCCTGGCGGTGCGTGACGCCGATGGCATCAGCGTCGCCCAGGCCCTGCAGCGCACCGGTTATGCCGGCAGCCGGCCCCTGGGCGCAGCGGTGGATGCCTACTTCGAAGCCCATATCGAACAGGGCCCGATCCTTGAAGACAACGCCAAGAGCATCGGCGTGGTCAGCGGCGGCCAGGCCATCCGCTGGCTCGATGTGCAGGTCGAAGGCCTGGCGGCCCACGCTGGCACCACGCCGATGCCGCTACGCAAGGATGCGCTGTACGGCGCGGCGCAGATGATTCTTGCAGTGGAGCAGTTGGCAGCGGATTTTGCCCCCCAGGGCCTGACCACCGTGGGTGAGCTGAGCATCGCCAAGTCGTCGCGCAATACCATTCCCGGCCTGTTGAGCTTCACCGTCGACCTGCGCCACCACCAGGATCGGCAGATCGCCGCCATGGAGCAGCAGGTCGAGGAACGCCTGCAGGCCATCGCCGGCCAGCGCGGGCTCAAGGTCAGTATCAGCCGGCACTGGGTCAGCCCGGCCACGCCATTTGATGCCGAGTGCGTGGCGGCGGTGCAGCAGGCGGTGGATGGCCTGGGCTACCCTCAGCAGTCCATCGTCAGCGGCGCCGGCCACGACGCCATCTTGCTGGCCCGCTATTGCCCGACGGCCATGGTGTTCATTCCCTGTGTCGGTGGCCTGAGCCACAACGAAGCCGAAGACGTGTTGCCCGAGGACGTGCGCCAGGGCGCCGATGTATTGCTTAACGCCGTGCTGGCCCGTGCCGGCCAGGTTGAATAA
- a CDS encoding MFS transporter, which produces MKPSASPQPRRAAAAAFIGTMIEWYDFYIYATAAALVFGALFFPSDDKLFSTMAAFGTFAVGFFARPLGGIIFGHIGDRIGRKKSLVITLLMMGVVTVCIGLLPTYAQIGALAPVLLILLRIVQGIAVGGEWGGAVLMAGEHAPKGRRNFFASFAQLGSPAGLILSLLAFSAVTRLPEDALMSWGWRLPFLASALLLLVGLAIRLGVNESPEFLASRELAARSLRKEQAPVMEVLRTAWRPLLLCIGANTLGIAGVYFTNTFMIAYTTQQLEIPRSLILECLFVVALIQFCIQPLAAWTAEKIGATRFLCLVSLLAMASPYPMFVLVSSGQAPLMILGIALAVVCMASFYAVIAGYVSGMFETRVRYTAISLAYQVCGALAGGLTPLIGTWLAHRFIGQWWPMAVFYSLIAAVSLICVLALARRHAHAHRLEMASHA; this is translated from the coding sequence ATGAAGCCTTCCGCTTCGCCTCAGCCTCGCCGGGCTGCGGCCGCCGCCTTTATCGGCACCATGATCGAATGGTACGACTTCTACATCTACGCCACCGCCGCGGCGCTGGTGTTCGGTGCCTTGTTCTTCCCCTCCGACGACAAGCTGTTCAGCACCATGGCCGCCTTCGGCACCTTTGCCGTGGGCTTCTTCGCCCGACCTTTGGGGGGCATCATCTTTGGCCATATCGGCGACCGCATCGGCCGCAAGAAATCCCTGGTCATCACCCTGCTGATGATGGGCGTGGTCACGGTCTGCATCGGCCTGCTGCCAACTTATGCACAGATCGGCGCCCTGGCCCCGGTGCTGTTGATCCTGCTGCGCATCGTCCAGGGCATTGCCGTGGGAGGCGAGTGGGGCGGTGCGGTGCTGATGGCCGGTGAACATGCGCCCAAGGGCCGGCGCAACTTCTTCGCCTCCTTCGCCCAATTGGGCAGCCCGGCGGGATTGATCCTCTCGCTACTGGCCTTCAGCGCCGTGACCCGCCTGCCCGAGGACGCGTTGATGAGCTGGGGCTGGCGCCTGCCGTTCCTGGCCAGTGCGCTGTTGCTGCTGGTGGGCCTGGCGATTCGCCTGGGGGTCAACGAGTCGCCGGAGTTCCTCGCCAGTCGCGAGCTGGCGGCCAGGTCGCTACGCAAGGAGCAGGCTCCGGTAATGGAGGTGCTGCGCACCGCCTGGCGTCCCTTGCTGCTGTGCATCGGCGCCAACACCCTGGGGATTGCCGGGGTGTATTTCACCAACACCTTCATGATTGCCTACACCACCCAGCAGTTGGAGATACCCCGTTCACTGATCCTTGAATGCCTGTTCGTGGTGGCGCTCATCCAGTTCTGCATCCAGCCCCTGGCCGCCTGGACCGCCGAGAAAATCGGTGCCACGCGCTTTCTCTGCCTGGTGTCGCTGTTGGCCATGGCCTCGCCCTATCCGATGTTCGTGCTGGTGAGTTCCGGGCAGGCGCCGCTGATGATCCTCGGCATCGCCCTGGCGGTGGTGTGCATGGCTTCCTTCTATGCGGTGATCGCCGGTTACGTCAGCGGCATGTTCGAGACCCGGGTGCGCTACACCGCGATCTCCCTGGCCTATCAGGTCTGCGGTGCCCTGGCCGGCGGCCTGACCCCTCTGATCGGCACCTGGCTGGCCCATCGGTTTATTGGCCAATGGTGGCCGATGGCGGTGTTCTACAGCCTGATCGCTGCCGTTTCGCTGATCTGCGTGCTAGCCCTGGCACGCCGGCACGCTCACGCCCATCGCCTGGAAATGGCATCCCACGCCTGA
- a CDS encoding LysR family transcriptional regulator: MSDRDARRLLNDRLDWNLLRTFRVIGQELSISRAAARLHLTQPAVSQALKRLEEQLGRQLIARRGPRFALTEVGEQIFALAGEIYGQMSQVSSMLEQPADEVIGKVRLLIISRIFSERFDDFLADFHRQHPRVDLEVEVMRSSDIVSALQEKTATLGLSLNRRPQPRLEQRLFLRQRYAFFCGKHHPLFGRGDVAEGDLQRENFVSFTSDQIGGMLSPLTIFRDQQGFSGRIVASSPSLEEVRRLVIAGFGIGCLPEHVVAADVDARLLWRLPPHEGIADVDIHLLWNREQRMSRAEVLFLQSIQHMLSQHEPAPGSLMLK; the protein is encoded by the coding sequence ATGTCCGACCGCGATGCCCGCCGCCTGCTCAATGACCGCCTCGACTGGAACCTGTTGCGCACCTTTCGGGTGATTGGCCAGGAGCTGAGCATCAGCCGTGCAGCGGCGCGCCTGCACTTGACCCAGCCGGCGGTCAGCCAGGCCCTCAAGCGCCTGGAAGAACAACTGGGCCGGCAGTTGATTGCCCGGCGCGGCCCACGCTTTGCCCTGACCGAAGTGGGTGAGCAGATTTTCGCACTGGCCGGAGAGATCTACGGCCAGATGTCCCAGGTCAGCAGCATGCTGGAACAGCCCGCCGACGAAGTGATCGGCAAAGTGCGGCTGTTGATCATCAGCCGGATCTTCAGCGAACGTTTCGACGACTTCCTGGCCGACTTCCATCGTCAGCACCCGCGGGTCGATCTGGAGGTGGAAGTGATGCGCAGCTCGGATATCGTCAGCGCCCTGCAGGAAAAGACCGCGACCCTGGGCTTGAGCCTTAACCGCCGGCCACAGCCGCGCCTGGAACAGCGGCTGTTCCTGCGTCAGCGCTATGCGTTTTTCTGCGGCAAGCACCACCCGCTGTTCGGCCGCGGGGATGTGGCCGAGGGCGATCTGCAACGGGAGAACTTCGTCAGTTTCACCAGCGACCAGATCGGCGGCATGCTCTCGCCGCTGACCATCTTCCGTGACCAGCAGGGCTTCAGCGGACGCATCGTCGCCTCATCCCCGAGCCTGGAGGAAGTACGGCGCCTGGTGATCGCCGGGTTTGGCATCGGCTGCCTGCCGGAGCATGTGGTGGCCGCCGATGTCGACGCCAGGCTGCTGTGGCGCCTGCCGCCACACGAAGGCATTGCCGATGTCGACATTCACCTGCTGTGGAACCGCGAGCAGCGCATGAGCCGGGCCGAGGTACTGTTTTTGCAGAGCATCCAGCACATGCTCAGTCAGCATGAGCCGGCGCCGGGTAGCCTGATGTTGAAATGA
- the mrdA gene encoding penicillin-binding protein 2, whose amino-acid sequence MPEAIPIKDHEKESRLVNKRLLACAVLVVAITCALVARMYFLQVVEFDYHSTVSENNRVHVLPITPTRGLIYDRNGVVLADNRPSFNLTITRERTTDLKGELDTVVDLLHLPPEDRTLFDKEMKQARHPFVPVTLFYELTEEQIAVLAVNEYRLPGLDVEAQFVRHYPLGAHFAHSIGYVGRINEKEAKTLDSVEYRGTQSIGKTGIEKFYEAELHGHVGYEEVETNAQGRVMRVLKHTDPIPGKSIVLSLDIKLQEAAEEALGDRRGSVVALDPATGEVLAMVSKPSFDPNLFVTGISFKEYAALHDSIDRPLFNRVLRGLYAPGSTIKPEVAIAGLDSGVVTASTRVFDPGYYQLPDFDHKYRNWNHSGDGWVDMDAAIMRSNDTYFYDLAHKLGIDRLHDYMAMFGLGEKVSLDMFEESPGLMPSQAWKRATRRQPWFPGETVILGIGQGYMQVTPLQLAQATALIANKGVWNRPHLAKTIDGVAPVDEHPMPNILLKNPRDWDQVNHGMQMVMHDPRGIARAAAAGAQYRIAGKSGTAQVVAIKQGERYDRLKTRERNRDNALFVGFAPAEHPQIVISVMIENGEAGGRVAGPVVRQIMDAWLLDQNGHLKPQYAAPAKAPGDPHV is encoded by the coding sequence ATGCCCGAAGCGATTCCGATCAAGGACCACGAGAAAGAAAGCCGCCTGGTCAACAAACGGCTGCTGGCCTGTGCCGTATTGGTGGTGGCCATCACCTGCGCCCTGGTGGCGCGGATGTATTTTCTGCAAGTGGTGGAGTTCGACTACCACTCCACCGTTTCCGAGAACAACCGCGTCCATGTGCTGCCGATCACTCCCACCCGGGGGCTGATCTACGATCGCAACGGCGTGGTCCTGGCGGACAACCGCCCCAGCTTCAACCTGACGATCACTCGCGAACGCACCACCGACCTCAAGGGCGAGCTGGACACCGTGGTCGATCTGCTGCACTTGCCCCCGGAAGACCGCACGCTGTTCGACAAGGAGATGAAGCAGGCCCGTCATCCCTTCGTCCCCGTGACCCTGTTCTATGAGCTCACCGAAGAGCAGATCGCCGTGCTCGCGGTCAACGAATACCGGTTGCCCGGCCTGGACGTGGAAGCCCAGTTCGTCCGCCACTATCCCCTGGGCGCACACTTTGCCCACTCCATCGGTTACGTCGGGCGGATCAACGAGAAAGAAGCCAAGACCCTGGACTCGGTGGAGTACCGTGGCACCCAATCCATCGGCAAGACCGGCATCGAGAAATTCTACGAAGCCGAACTGCACGGTCATGTCGGCTATGAGGAAGTAGAAACCAACGCCCAGGGCCGGGTGATGCGAGTGCTCAAGCACACCGATCCGATCCCCGGGAAGAGCATCGTCCTGAGCCTGGACATCAAGCTCCAGGAAGCCGCTGAGGAGGCCCTGGGCGATCGCCGTGGTTCCGTGGTGGCCCTGGACCCGGCCACCGGCGAAGTCCTGGCCATGGTCAGCAAGCCAAGTTTCGACCCCAACCTGTTCGTCACCGGCATCAGCTTCAAGGAATACGCTGCGCTGCACGACTCCATCGACCGGCCCCTGTTCAACCGAGTGCTGCGGGGCCTCTACGCGCCGGGCTCCACCATCAAGCCGGAAGTGGCGATTGCCGGCCTCGATAGCGGCGTGGTTACCGCTTCGACCCGGGTCTTCGATCCGGGCTATTACCAACTGCCGGACTTCGACCACAAGTACCGCAACTGGAACCACAGCGGCGATGGCTGGGTGGACATGGACGCAGCGATCATGCGTTCCAACGACACCTACTTCTATGACCTGGCGCACAAGCTCGGCATCGACCGCCTGCACGACTACATGGCGATGTTCGGTCTGGGCGAGAAGGTCTCTCTGGACATGTTCGAAGAGTCTCCCGGCCTGATGCCCTCCCAGGCCTGGAAACGCGCCACCCGTCGCCAGCCATGGTTCCCGGGGGAAACCGTGATCCTCGGCATCGGCCAGGGCTATATGCAAGTCACGCCGCTGCAACTGGCCCAGGCCACCGCGCTGATTGCCAACAAGGGCGTGTGGAACCGTCCGCACCTGGCCAAGACCATCGATGGCGTGGCCCCGGTGGATGAGCATCCGATGCCCAACATCCTGCTGAAGAATCCCCGTGACTGGGATCAGGTCAACCACGGCATGCAGATGGTGATGCACGATCCCCGCGGTATCGCCCGCGCCGCGGCAGCAGGGGCGCAGTACCGCATCGCCGGCAAGAGTGGTACGGCCCAGGTGGTGGCGATCAAGCAGGGCGAGCGCTATGACCGTCTCAAGACCCGCGAGCGCAACCGTGACAACGCCCTGTTCGTGGGCTTCGCCCCGGCGGAGCATCCACAGATCGTGATTTCGGTGATGATCGAGAACGGCGAAGCCGGTGGTCGGGTGGCCGGCCCCGTGGTGCGGCAGATCATGGACGCCTGGCTACTGGACCAGAACGGCCACCTCAAGCCGCAGTACGCAGCCCCGGCCAAGGCCCCTGGCGATCCCCACGTCTGA